The Hippocampus zosterae strain Florida chromosome 10, ASM2543408v3, whole genome shotgun sequence genome contains the following window.
GGGCCAGAAAGTGGGACAGAGAGCTGGTGTGTGTGGCACTCAACCCCAAATCAGGCGAGAGCCACAATGCCACAGTCACACTCAATGTCCAATGTGAGTGGCAGTGAATCATTTATCGACAGTATTTCTTCTTCTGCTAAGCACCAAGCTAGTTTGCTACCTGCCAAAAAAAGACGACAGTTGTACCactattgtaaaatattttgcagGCGTGTTTCATTGGAAATCATAACATTTTATTGCAGGAttcctgtatatatttttttagttcatcagTTCCAAAATTTGAGATCTTCACTCACTTCATTAACATTTACAAATATCCATTTTCTAGACCACTTGTCCATATGAGCCCATATCTCAATGAGCCGCAAGTGTTTGCACGCGTAGCGATTGTTGGTTTTCATCAGGGTTCCTTAAAAGTTGCGAAGAGTTGCAAaagttttttgatttttttcttcttgtcgcaaatacattttgaaccTGGTCGTGTTTCTTGCACGGACTCATATATGAAACACTCGCCCACATTCGCCGCTCAGTGAGATAACGGGCTTAGTTGGGGTGAACTTGAGACTATCAGGGCACATCTAGACAAACAACTTTTCACACTCATATTTACCAATCGATCGTTTAAAGTCTTCAATCGATCTACAATGCATACTTGTGGCGAGTCTGCCTACTTGAGGTCCATTTGTCTTATGCACAGTGTTGCATTTAGTGACTGTGGCTGAGTGAAGAATCTGGTATTGTAGCCGAGCCTCTGCAAGGGACCACAATCCactcagtgtttttgtttttgtttgttcctaTCCGCGGCTCTTTCCTCTCTTCCATCTTCTAGTTCAGCCTGAGATCGTCAGGGTCAGCGCACACTCCAGTGAAACCTCAGACCCCGGCCTTTTGTTAGTCCTCTTTGCACTGGTTCAGTCCAACCCGCCTGCCACCTTCACCTTGGCCGACCAGTCTGGCCTACTGGTGGCTAACACTTCGGACATCTTCATCCTCGACTCGCACAGCTACCCCTGGTTGACCAATCACACAATGAGAGTCACTCTCAGTAGCCTCTCAGGAAATATCTCACTGAACGCCAGCAACAGTGTGGGCACAGCGCAAAGTAACATCACGCTGGCAGGTCATGGTCGGGGGAGAGGAACAAGATGAATTAATTACCATCAACAATTTTTGGAAATACTCTATCTGTCTGTTCTCTAGAGTTTCTGCAATCTCGTGTGGAAGTGCCGATGCTAGGAATCGTGACCGGAGGCTCCATGGCCTTCATGGCCCTTCTCATTCTCAGTCTGATAGTCCTCTGCCTCATGCAAAAACCAACGAGCAAATCCATTGGTAAAACACGAGTCCCTTGTGGCTCCGGAACAACGCTTGAGCAGTGTCATACGCTTTATTTTGTGTTACAGATGAGACGGCGGAGATTCTAATGACTGAGAAAAGGTAACTCATACAATACCTCTAACTTTCGTAGTGCAGTCAAAGaagcccctttttttctttcaaaaatacaaaaacaaaacaacaacaaaatcatttgaagATTTGTGCAGACTATTTTCCGTTACAAATTGACAGATGAGTCGGGGGTGAGCCAACTTTGTGCGCCGGAATGCCCAAGAAGGTGCAACACTACCCCAAACATGCTAGACGAGTCGTGCACCGGCATGAGAATTAAGTTCGACCCATTTGTGCGACAAGTGCACTGGTGCCAGTCTACTAAAATTGGGCTCCTGGTGTTTACACTTGGTGTGTTTTCTGCACAGTGACTCAACCAACCTCAAAACAGAGAGAACTTACATCCCCAGAGAGAACATGTCTCTTCCTTCTAATATGCAGCTCAATGACCTCAGCGCTTTGAAAAAAGGTAAGACTTGAACTCAGATGACAGATGGTAAAGCATGTTTCCCTACCAAGAATAGAACGTTTTAAATGAGACATATCATATAATCTATTATGAATATTATCAAACTAATTAAAAGGGAACCAACATTTCGCAATCTCATCCTCCTTTGTTTTCTGTGGATagacggtagaggtccctcttagccaatgggatgccagaatGATGCTAGGtattagccaatggcagaggaaCCATGAGTATGCTGCGTTCAGGAACCTCGGAACTGAGAGTTGCAAcccttactgtattttttacttttcgtattttgaaatttctttcgtaactgttgaggcatttcgtaacttgaaaatgtcatatgaagagacgttcgtaagtagaggtaccgctgtaTTCCCGTTTAGGATTTTTCATCAAACTCTGCGTTATCTCTAACACTCTTTTGCTGCAATGCTTGTACATGGCTTGCCACAGCGCGAGAGAACACCCAGCATGTCATTGGGAGAGAGAAGAAGAcagatgaggaggatgaagatctGTCCTTAGCCTATGCTGCCAGAGGTCAGGTGACACTTTTAGAGCATGACTGCACATGTGTGTAATTATGTGGTCATTTCTATAACTGTCCAGTCTTGTTCCACTGCCACTCTCAGGCTTTGCCAGATATCCAATGGTGGGCTACATCTACAAGGTGAATAGCACAAGCAGTGAGGAGATCTGGCTCTGACTTATCTCAAAGGCACCTCGCAAGTTATACAGCTGCATGCGTGACTATTTGAACAGAGACTCTGCGGCATTTGTCACTTCAACATGTTGGTTCCAAATCTGTCGTTGGATCACACAAGCTATCGCTGCTTCAACAGTTGTATTGATAAAATGTGCGTGACCTCCAAAACTAAAGTGTTGCTGTCCCACCTGTAAGCATATGCTCATAGTGTTCTCTTTTCAAATGGAGCCCCTATAAGGTGacatggaagaagaaaaaaaaaacaacgttccCTGGCAgataatgcttttttaaaatgcgcGATGCGCGTTTATGTACGGTACTTCATGGTTAGTTTGGCTACTGTGGCCTTCAAGAACagattttatgttgtttttattttaagccaatttcaaagtaaaattcaattaaaattgcCCACGGGTAAAAACGCTCAATATTTGTCGCTTTTGTTTACTCAAAAGATAACTCGGAAGTACGTAAACTGGCATAAAAAAGCgtttgcatgcaaaaaaaaaaaaaaaactaaaaaaaaacgtgttatcTCGCAATCTCTTTGCGAGATAAcaccgagcccccccaccccctcccttcatGCCACCTTAGGGCGGACTGCGTACTTTCCTGTTATTTAAAATAGAATGCCTTTATTCTGCTATGCACACTCCAGAATCTCTCAGATGACATCCTGTGTATGAGATTTTACAAATGAATTTgatgcaaaaatgtatttacatgtAAATGATGTCGAAGTTTACCTATAAATGTGTATTTGTATGTGTATTCACATGAAGATCGCACTGAATAAAGTCAACGTGAGTATGTTTCTCCTCGATCGTGGCTCTTCTGACATCCACGAGGGGGTGCTAAAGAGACGTGTTTCTAGTATTTGTTAAGAGTTGGTGAACAGTGCTGAAATACGCAAGGGGAGGGCCTATGCCTTTTGTTCTGTAAGTGATTATACGTTTTTTAATGCTAGAATAGCAACTTCGGGATCTGATTGCATGAATTTTGTGGACATGGATGAATGTGTGCTGTGTGAGAGAGAGCCACCACCAGGTGCTGTTTGTGGCTCACAAGGTTTCGATGCAGCAGTTCAGACAGGAAGCTGTGTCTCGCTGTGGGTAAACGTATCTGCTTCCTGAAGCACCTCTGATGCATTTGCGAGGTAATACAGCATACAGTTTGAACATGGGCGAAACAATATCTACAAGAACCACATCGTATTAAGTTATGAAAACACatactgattttgtttttgattgaacAAGTGTGTGTCATGATTGGTTTTGATTAGCATTTGATCTTGTTTTTCTTGTGTCCCTttagtctgtctgtctgtcttgttAGGATATTGTGTCCACCTGTGCTTATCATTCCGATCCGTTGTCCATTCCGTTCCCTCAACCACTTGTGTCTTGTGCTGCTGTTCCTCATTGTCTCGTCACTTGGTTTGTATTTAGCTCTGTGCTGCCTTTCAGTATTTCTCGCTCCGTTGTCCTAGTCTCACCTCTGaggcggcacggtgggcgactggttagcacgatGGCCTCACAGTGACGAGGTGCGGTGTTCGATTCCCACTCTGGCTTATCTGTGTGgatattgcatgttctccatgtgtCTGCGAGGGTTTTCTCTGGTTTCATCCAACATTCCCAAAACCTGGCCGGTAGGTTTACtggacactccaaattttccctaggtgtgattgtgaacgcaaatggttgtttgtccgtgtgtgccctgcgattagctggcaacagGTACAGGATTTATACCGTTTACtgttcgaagacagctgggatagtctccagcaggcttgcggccctcgtgaggataaacagattagaaaatgaatggatggaggtCACCGCTGTCATCCTCAGAGGTTCAATGAAGTAGCAagcctattttgacaaaggagtagaaagtacaTTCCTTTTCAAATTTAGAGAGTATGTCATCGGAAATGGAAATGCACAGGTTGAGTAaagataccaaaaaaaaaaacatacgaaaCAAAGTACTTGCTCCTCTACTTCTTGGCACTTCTCACCGTGCAGTATTGCCATCAATGGTTATGTTAAAAATGGACCACCATCATAATTGGCCTTCGTCCACCTTCTCCGTCTCTCCACCTCAACCCAACTGGTGTAGGCAGATAAATAAATTCCATGATGGCACGCACAGCATTGTCGCGCCGCAGTATGTCGAGTGGAAGCGTGAGACCTtatctcagaagtgtttgtgtTGACATATTTCCTCATCGATaaagtaacaaaaataaaacgactAAATGCCATTGAGGAGCAATATGAGACGGTGTCGAAGAACAAATATACAAATACATgcagtgtatttttgttttgcattcttcaaaatgttgaaaaatacagtgacgCTTAAGCCCAGTGAGCCAATCACACTCACTTCCTATTCACACTCAGCCAGCTCAAGACAGAGACAAGAAAAAGCGACAGCACCGGGAGCACGAATGATCTACATTTTATGGTCAGTATTTTTAACCTCAATATTCTATCGTGTTGACCTTAAATAGCTTTCGGTTAAGCTTGTCTTCAAAGTATAGTACGTGTTCTGATTTAAACCAAATGTTACGGCCTTTTGACGTTTCATATTTTTATCACTTGCTTTTCCCCTTCACAAAAGTCCCGTACGAGGCGATAAAAGTGGTTTTTGTTGagctttaaagtaaaaaatgtgtttcagcaAGGCAATGGCACGTCTCTGTTGTCTGCGCACACAATGAAAACATCTCCCTCTTTTTACCAGCACAACTCCAATGACGCAATGAAAAACTACAAAGTTTTATCTTCTTTTCTGGTTGTTTGGATGCTGACTGGTGAGATTTTCTTGTTCTGTCATCATTCGTGGTTGgagacatttcattttattttaatgaggaTCATTGCATGTTCTTTCTGAATTCTCCCACAGAGTTTGGGTGCTGTGACGAAGGTACAGTTCATCCAAGGGTGGGATTTTGTTTATGAAACTGTCACTTGATGAAAAGGCACCGTATGGTAATACCTGACGAGTCCATTCGTGTTTTATGTTCCTCACAGACATTGAAGTGAAACGTGGACCAGCAGAAATTACTATTTCATGTGGCGTAAAAAAATTTGTGTCAAAAGATGGCAAGAGAGTCGAGTTTCCTTTAAAATACAACGATGACAACTCTGGAGAGTACAAATGTGTGGATGAAGCGGGACAACCATATGGACCTAAAATATTTGTGAAGTTCAGATGTAAGTTCTACGTCTCCTACTTTTGACTTGATTTATATCCCGTCACTTAGAAATGTTCGACAACATTGCACGAAGCAAAGTTGAAAAATTCAATGCGGAAACACCGACGTAAACGATTATTCATTTAGAATTGTATGGCTGcaataagtttaaaaaaaaaaaagctgggacaggtgaCAAAAAAAGACTGAGCAAGTttaggaatgctcatcaaacacctgtttggaacaagTAGCTGCCATGATTGGgtttttctgtttcttttattttttttatccagccTGTGATAACTGCGTGGAGCTCGACCTTGTGTCCATATCGGGTCTAGCAGTCGGAGATTTAATAGCTACCATTGTGCTCGGAGTGGCTGTCTATCTCGTCGCATCACAGACTCATGCCTCTGTTATGGCCTCTCCACACAGAAGTAAGTTTCTCTCCTGCATCCAGCCCAGTTTGAAACGTTTGTTTTGGACAGGATGACCAAGTTCAGCTTTTGGGAAACTGACTGTAGATAAATAtctatgctgaaaaaaaaaatttactccgttttactgtattttgtcaagTAGTcgcagaaaataaaatcatctgcatcCAGATGCCCTTTTTAAGTTGATCTGTATCctgatcattttatttagtgcatgcaaccacttgatgaaaataaatttggcAAAATTCAGCAAAAACTATTTCCAGTGTAACTTAGAAATGTTAGACACTATCGcactaaaaaaaagttgatattCCAAGATCTTCCTGCTGTgtgttaaatgtatttttttttcccattcaggCACTAACAGAAAACATCTTAATCCAAATGAGACACAGAAGAGTGTCCCAAATGATGGCTACCAGGAGGTAAAGTAAATCTTAGAACGCAAAGATGTAACTTTCTcattgatgaaatgaaaaataaccaaTGTGCATTTCTGTTCTTCCCTCAGCTGAGATACAAAGATGGTCGCAGAGAAATATATGATACCTTCTTGGACAAATGACAGCCTGCTGGCCTACTCTCAGAAAATATAGTGTGGCCACGGAAGTCAAAGAAAATTTGTTCCTGAGCACAGCTTTATAAAAGTGTCTCTTTTTCCACCCTATATCACACAGTTTCACATCTATCTTTGCTTTTCCTGTATATCGTGATGGTAATAAACACAACAGACACGATACCTTGTGCTGGTGCGTTGTGTCACGGTTGTTTGTCAAACCCGATTACATCAATGTGGGGAACAATGCATGTTGACTGCTATTGTCTACTTATTTACCGGGTGACTTTTTCTCGTTAAACTCAAAAGATTTTTACCATTTGAGGGCCAAGCCTTTCCATGTCCCCTGTGAATGGCGATGGTTGGGTGTCGAACAAATACACACGTTCAACTTCTGGTCAACTCGGTGATCGAGCGTCATTATTTTCATACTTATTCATCGCTGATCGGCCTCAAATCCTGATTGTCTAAAGCAGGGGTCGAGAACCTTTTTGGCTAAGAGAGCCACAAAAGCTAAATATTTGGAAATCTATTTTAGTGAGagggcccggtaatccagtggttagcacgtcggcttcacagtgcagaggtaccgggttcgattccagctgcggccaccctgggtggagtttgcatgttctccccgggcctgtgtgggttttttccgggtgctccggtttcctcccacattccaaaaatatgcatggcaggctgattgaacactctaaattgtccctaggtgtgagtgtgagcgtggatggttgttcgtctttgtgtgccctgcgattggctggcaaccgattcagggtgtaccccgcctactgcccgaagacagctgtgataggctccagcaccccccgcgaccctagtgaggatcaagcggttaggaagatgaatgaatgaatgaatgaatatttcagtgAGAGacgtattttgtgtgtgtgtgtgtatatctctatacagtgtatatatatactgtgtatatatgtgtgtgtgccctgctcgGTAGCTTCCACGCTTCCTTTCTGGTGTCTCGCAGGGTCCTGAGATGCGAACGTAGCACGGCAcatgtcaaagtgccgctttacatttGACCGTTTCGAGTGTATTTTGTCATCGCAAATTAGACGCACCACAGAACCTGTTCTTTCCACAAAGCCGAATCCTTCGGGCCGTTCGTCCTGAAGCGTACCATActcgtcatattttttttcttttcgccaatTTATTCGtcgaaggattagctttgagctaatgaccgagcGGGCAGATTCAAAGGggggtgtttatttgtttccacagcaacggccaacgtaggccagtatcatccaatcaAAATTGCTCCACGACCAACTGCagatctgaacaggacatgagcagtgaaaaatcgatggatggattaagcgagaatattttgttttatctgcgagccagatccaatcatcaaaagagccatatcTGGCTCGCtagccataggttcccgacccctggtctaaagcCTAGTTATCATATTTACAATATGACTAGAATCACATCCGGGCGGCCTGGtaacccagtggttagcacgtcggcttcacattgcagaggtaccgggttcgattctagctccgtccttcctgtgtggcgtgtgcatgttctccccgggcctgcgtgggttttctccgggtgctccggtttcctcccacattccaaaaacatgcatggcaggctgattgagcacactaaattgtcccttggtgtgagtgtgggcgtgggtggttgttcgtctctgtgtgccctgcgattggctggcaaccgattcagggtgtcccccgcctactgcccgaagacggctgggataggctccagcaggcgtgcggccctcgtgaggataaacagattagaaaatgaatggatggaggtCACCACTGTCATCCTAAGAGGTTCAATGAAGTAAGTTCAATGAagcctattttgacaaaggagtagaaagtacaTTCCTTTTCAAATTTAGAGAGTAAGTCATCGGAAATGGAAATGCACAGGTTGAGTACAGatacctaaaaaaaacacactaaacAAAGTACTTGCTCCTCTACTTCTTGGCACTTCTCACCGTGCAGTATTGCCATGAATGGTTGTGTTAAAAATGGACCACCATCATAATTGGCCTTCGTCCACCTTCTCTGTGTCACCAACCTCAACCCAACTGGTGAAGGCAGATAAATAAATTCCACGATGGCACGCACAGCATTGTCGCGCCGCAGTATGTCGAGTGGAAGCGTGAGACCTtatctcagaagtgtttgtgtTGACATATTTCCTCATCGATAAAGTAACACAAATAAAACGACTAAATGCCATTGAGGAGCAATATGAGACGGTGTCGAAGAACAAATATACAAATACTTgcagtgtatttttgttttgcattcttcaaaatgttgaaaaatacagtgacgCTTAAGCCCAGTGAGCCAATCACACTCACTTCCTATTCACACTCAGCCAGCTCAAGACAGAGACAAGAAAAAGCGACAGCACCGGGAGCACGAATGATCTACATTTTATGGTCAGTATTTTTAACCTCAATATTCTATCGTGTTGACCTTAAATAGCTTTCGGTTAAGCTTGTCTTCAAAGTATAGTACGTGTTCTGATTTAAACCAAATGTTACGGCCTTTTgatgtttcatatttttatcaCTTGCTTTTCCCCTTCACAAAAGTCCCGTACGAGGCGAtaaaagtgctttttgttgagctttaaagtaaaaaatctGTTTCAGCAAGGCAATGGCACGTCTCTGTTGTCTGCGCACACAATGAAAACATCTCCCTCTTTTTACCAGCACAACTCCAATGACGCAATGAAAAACTACAAAGTTTTATCTTCTTTTCTGGTTGTTTGGATGCTGACTGGTGAGATTTTCTTGTTCTGTCATCATTCGTGGTTGgagacatttcattttattttaatgaggaTCATTGCATGTTCTTTCTGAATTCTCCCACAGAGTTTGGGTGCTGTGACGAAGGTACAGTTCATCCAAGGGTGGGATTTTGTTTATGAAACTGTCACTTGATGAAAAGGCACCGTATGGTAATACCTGACGAGTCCATTCATGTTTTATGTTCCTCACAGACATTGAAGTGAAACGTGGACCTGCAGAAATTTCTATTTCATGTGGCGTAAAAAAATTTGTGTCAAAAGATGGCAAGAGAGTCGAGTTTCCTTTAAAATACAACGATGACAACTCTGGAGAGTACAAATGTGTGGATGAAGCGGGACAACCATATGGACCTAAAATATTTGTGAAGTTCAGATGTAAGTTCTACGTCTCCTACTTTTGACTTGATTTATATCCCGTCACTTAGAAATGTTCGACAACATTGCACGAAGCAAAGTTGAAAAATTCAATGCGGAAACACCGACGTAAACGATTATTCATTTAGAATTGTATGGCTGCAATACGTTgcaaaaaaaagctgggacaggtgaCAAAAAAAGACTGAGCAAGTttaggaatgctcatcaaacacctgtttggaacaagTGGCTGCCATgattgtgtttttctgtttattttattttttttatccagccTGTGATAACTGCGTGGAGCTCGACCTTGTGTCCATATCGGGTCTAGCAGTCGGAGATTTAATAGCTACCATTGTATCTCGTCGCATCACAGACTCATGCCTCTGTTATGGCCTCTCCACACAGAAGTAAGTTTCTCTCCTGCATCCAGCCCAGTTTGAAACGTTTGTTTTGGACAGGATGACCAAGTTCAGCTTTTGGGAAACTGACTGTAGATAAATAtctatgctgaaaaaaaaaatttactccgttttactgtattttgtcaagTAGTcgcagaaaataaaatcatctgcatcCAGATGCCCTTTTTAAGTTGATCTGTATCctgatcattttatttagtgcatgcaaccacttgatgaaaataaatttggcAAAATTCAGCAAAAACTATTTCCAGTGTAACTTAGAAATGTTAGACACTATCGcactaaaaaaaagttgatattCCAAGATCTTCCTGCTGTgtgttaaatgtatttttttttcccattcaggCACTAACAGAAAACATCTTAATCCAAATGAGACACAGAAGAGTGTCCCAAATGATGGCTACCAGGAGGTAAAGTAAATCTTAGAACGCAAAGATGTAACTTTCTcattgatgaaatgaaaaataaccaaTGTGCATTTCTGTTCTTCCCTCAGCTGAGATACAAAGATGGTCGCAGAGAAATATATGATACCTTCTTGGACAAATGACAGCCTGCTGGCCTACTCTCAGAAAATATAGTGTGGCCACGGAAGTCAAAGAAAATTTGTTCCTGAGCACAGCTTTATAAAAGTGTCTCTTTTTCCACCCTATATCACACAGTTTCACATCTATCTTTGCTTTTCCTGTATATCGTGATGGTAATAAACACAACAGACACGATACCTTGTGCTGGTGCGTTGTGTCACGGTTGTTTGTCAAACCCGATTACATCAATGTGGGGAACAATGCATGTTGACTGCTATTGTCTACTTATTTACCGGGTGACTTTTTCTCGTTAAACTCAAAAGATTTTTACCATTTGAGGGCCAAGCCTTTCCATGTCCCCTGTGAATGGCGATGGTTGGGTGTCGAACAAATACACACGTTCAACTTCTGGTCAACTCGGTGATCGAGCGTCATTATTTTCATACTTATTCATCGCTGATCGGCCTCAAATCCTGATTGTCTAAAGCAGGGGTCGAGAACCTTTTTGGCTAAGAGAGCCACAAAAGCTAAATATTTGGAAATCTATTTCAGTGAGagggcccggtaatccagtggt
Protein-coding sequences here:
- the LOC127609068 gene encoding transmembrane protein 25 encodes the protein MDSVYKRRWSSGTQAVVFLHTLALSWAGAVEPAPKIDGHRQTVMTLRENMIHRFNCHSDGWHTRAPTLLTWYLNGEQQRSRSAKGSRGMTPHKDSEVTRLRANNNSTFSLRARKWDRELVCVALNPKSGESHNATVTLNVQFQPEIVRVSAHSSETSDPGLLLVLFALVQSNPPATFTLADQSGLLVANTSDIFILDSHSYPWLTNHTMRVTLSSLSGNISLNASNSVGTAQSNITLAEFLQSRVEVPMLGIVTGGSMAFMALLILSLIVLCLMQKPTSKSIDETAEILMTEKSDSTNLKTERTYIPRENMSLPSNMQLNDLSALKKARENTQHVIGREKKTDEEDEDLSLAYAARGFARYPMVGYIYKVNSTSSEEIWL